Proteins encoded in a region of the Anopheles aquasalis chromosome 2, idAnoAquaMG_Q_19, whole genome shotgun sequence genome:
- the LOC126569362 gene encoding probable nuclear hormone receptor HR3 isoform X2: MFTSRMFEMWSNVTSKLEAHMPMQTNVQASTVQNSSSGSIKAQIEIIPCKVCGDKSSGVHYGVITCEGCKGFFRRSQSSVVNYQCPRNKQCVVDRVNRNRCQYCRLQKCLKLGMSRDAVKFGRMSKKQREKVEDEVRFHRAQMRAQNDAAPDSSVFDTQTPSSSDQLHHGYNGYTYSNEVGYGSPYGGGGYSASVTPQQTMGYDISADYVDSTTTYEPRSTMIDSDFISGHTEGDINDVLIKTLAEAHANTNHKLEIVHEMFRKPQDVSRLLYYKNMTQEELWLDCAEKLTSMIQQIIEFAKLIPGFMRLSQDDQILLLKTGSFELAIVRMSRLMDLSTNCVLYGDIMLPQEAFYTSDSFEMKLVACIFETAKSITELKLTETELALYQSLVLLWPERNGVRGNTEIQRLFNMSMSAIRQEIETNHAPLKGDVTVLDTLLNKIPTFRELSIMHMEALQKFKTDHPQYVFPALYKELFSIDSQQDLMT; encoded by the exons CTCAAATCGAGATCATACCGTGCAAGGTGTGCGGCGACAAGTCGTCCGGTGTGCACTACGGTGTGATCACCTGCGAGGGCTGCAAGGGCTTCTTCCGGAGGTCGCAGAGCTCCGTCGTCAACTACCAGTGCCCGCGAAACAAACAGTGCGTGGTCGATCGGGTCAACCGGAATCGATGCCAGTACTGTCGACTGCAAAAGTGCCTAAAGCTGGGAATGAGCCGTGACG CCGTCAAGTTCGGACGCATGTCGAAGAAGCAGAGGGAAAAGGTGGAGGACGAGGTGCGGTTTCACCGGGCGCAGATGCGTGCCCAGAACGATGCGGCCCCGGACAGTTCCGTGTTCGACACGCAGACACCTTCCAGCAGCGATCAGCTGCACCACGGATACAATGG CTACACCTACTCGAACGAGGTCGGCTACGGCAGCCcgtacggtggcggtggttacTCGGCCTCGGTGACGCCGCAGCAGACGATGGGCTACGACATTTCGGCCGACTACGTGGACAGTACAACGACTTATGAACCGAGAAGTACGATGATAGACTCAGATTTCATAAGTGGACACA CTGAGGGTGATATCAACGATGTGCTGATAAAGACCCTGGCCGAGGCGCACGCAAATACCAATCACAAATTAGAGATAGTACACGAGATGTTCAGAAAACCACAG GATGTTTCCCGTCTGCTGTACTATAAGAACATGACTCAGGAGGAGCTGTGGCTGGACTGTGCGGAGAAGCTGACGTCCATGATACAGCAGATCATCGAGTTCGCCAAGCTGATACCGGGCTTCATGCGGTTAAGTCAAGATGATCAG ATTTTACTCCTCAAAACGGGCTCGTTCGAGCTGGCAATCGTACGCATGTCGCGACTGATGGATCTCTCAACCAACTGCGTGCTTTACGGTGACATCATGCTGCCACAGGAAGCCTTCTACACGTCCGACTCGTTCGAGATGAAGCTGGTGGCGTGTATATTCGAGACGGCAAAAAGTATTACGGAACTGAAGCTTACGGAAACGGAACTGGCGCTCTACCAGAGCCTGGTGCTACTGTGGCCAG aaCGAAATGGTGTGCGAGGTAACACGGAGATTCAGCGATTGTTCAACATGAGCATGTCGGCGATTCGGCAGGAGATTGAAACGAATCATGCGCCCCTGAAAGGCGACGTGACGGTGCTCGATACTCTGCTCAACAAAATCCCCACCTTCCG TGAGCTGTCGATCATGCACATGGAAGCGTTACAGAAGTTCAAAACGGATCACCCGCAGTACGTGTTCCCGGCCCTGTACAAGGAGCTGTTCTCGATCGACTCGCAGCAAGACCTGATGACATAa